aattccactattttgaatgatgctacatactacaaAAGTCATACACTCAACGCACCAGCTTTCAGTTTCTTATTTATTTGAActcacgcatacatagtctgcCATCCACTCAAGAcgtaggtatgtcacactatgaatgtcacaagtgaataaatccataaacagattcagGCTCTATTTTGCTTAGGTCCTGTTCGATGTACTGTCAATCCAGTcagtcacatttatgtctctatcttcttggAGTCATCCACTCCGATGCTCAAGACTAGGCATCTCCCCTGTTGGACTTGATAGACgccatattagtctttcaattggctTGCTCATTTTCGATTAAACTTAAGACAtatttaggttcgtctactaatacaagttgtcttttcgtACTACGACTTGACCACGTAATAccacttaatattagttaaacatttagacaaccaatgagcaacatttgcttccattttgctttgcgtgtAAAAACCATGTGATgacaattatacaaagtatattaatgtaattaatgaatttgttttattaaccaatctatttgaaaaaaattacaagtttataaGCGAATATACTACACTCAAGGCACCAGATCCGACATATATGTCCTAAGTATAATGTGCTCCACACCTCACTGGTACAAACCGAAGTAAACCCCGTAtactaatcctatggcatgccaactatactcGACTCTACTCGAGAAAGTTAATAGGGTAATCAATGATTCTGTTCATACATGTTCACATATCATTCATATCACTTTCAATCACATTAACATTTGCATATCAATACCTTACTTTCACATACCATTTATACATTGTATCACATTTTCACTTATTATTCATTTCATactcatattttcacatctaaACACATGCATACGATCACAAAACATTTTCATATCATTTATGTTTCTTTATCATGCTTTGCATTTCACTAATTTCCATCTCAATTGCATTTCATTAACATGCTTACTTATAAAATATAATCATtcactcacactatcaaataaCCTTTATTAGAGTCTTTTACTTATCATAATATTTCATTATATCTTAGCATAAATTCAATCAAACACATATTCACAACATCTCAACAATTCATTATAGCACAATTTGAATTAAATACTGAGTCATAGGTAAAATTTAAATACCTAGTCATAGGTAAAATTTATCTTTCATGAGACAAAGCAGTAAATACTATCTTATTCAAATTAGTTCTCCATCAAGCTATGAATTAAAAAGAATGTCATGAAATCACAAATTGAATTACGGTTACtcaactgtaacgccccaattttcgggaattctgtgaatgttggcaaaatttcatgctttgattttgtcatttgtgagtgaaattatgaaataggacctatgtgaaaatgtttgaaaatgctataggctaaattgaagtggccaaataaataggagtgcaaaataggaggatttgcatgacaaacctcccattttacatgaagtggccagccatcatgttgttgtagacaaaatgtgcacttgatatccataatttatggtacaaattgatacaaattgataatgggttaggtaaatgttccataataatgggttaggtaaatgtttcatgataatgggttaggtaaatgttccatgataataggttaggtaaatgttccatgatgggaatttcatgtcttttgtattaaagtattaaatggatgaaatataaaattttattaaaaaaaaaggggtgaaaagaacaaagttttgtccatctttgttcatcatagcctaaagctAGAGAAGAGAAAgtagaggagaaagctcttgaatgttcggtcacttggggaagaaaattgaaggtaagttcatggtagtttgcttctatcttgatgttcatgagttcttcttgattctaccttaactcttgaagcatattttggtttttagttgtgttgtgagcatttagtgatgaattaaaatgaaggaaatggttgttgtttcatgttcttttgatgaaaaatggaagataggtgaagttgagccaaacaaatgagcatgcatgagccttagatgctaaggggaaaatcggctaacatgttgtgctttaaaatgatgaaatggagattatacttaagtaaaatcatagatatgtgatgattgattggtgatatacatgtttaaataacaagcatgcaagttaggtgtgaaagagtgatttggtaataaatctgcttgggacagcagcagtaacgtgactttggaaaatcaccataaattgtgggagatgggttagaagctgcataaattatgtaattaaagcttaatgagtctagtttcaaatggaataaatgagaacatattttgaattctgtacaatgagaaatttgattcgtaatgaagagtggtcagattagtcaaacagtgaaacatgggaaactttaagaaaaatctggtattgattggccataccaaaaattctgaaaattttatggataaaagatatatgagtctattttcagggaaaattaacggcacttgatttggagtttcgtagctccagttataaataatttagtgactgttgctcaggaagacagcttgcagtgaaattatgattatgtggtaaacattgacaaaaatttgttaatgagttgcttattgttttcttataagcttactatgatctgtaggtgtggttggccgaatattgtaaggggttaatacgtagtttgtatttgaatagttagattaacgtgttagtaatccaattgtaggcggttcgtgtggatctcacaagatatcgtcgcaaacaggtgtgtaactaacaccctcttatagactagatcggcacaagctgaaaagtcgaaatgccgaaaagccggtattttgagatcttgcgagtgtgtgaatgctcatgagattaatagtttgatgtatatggtaaattaaagtgataagactgcagagtgcgctattctgtgcatttcgatatttttgggcttaatgggccaaaaacgggataatgggccaacgggcccaaattggtaagaaaacacggtaagtgtttctgatcgtatgtaaatggctatgttatgtatgaaaaccttaagaatagttaaaattacttgaatacccctatgtatgcaaaattaccattatacccctagggttacttttcactgaaaagcatgacgatctgattctgtatgatgtatgccatgattatatatctgttgcatggggacttgggttatactatggaggaagcgcccggtggctatgccacaattattcgatccggtggctcgccacatatatctgcttcgtggctcgccacaatattcagatctggtgacttcgtcacaatatctggcagcctcgctgcgatttctgtggtgtgtaacgGTTGGTTGGGTCGAGCAGTCTcctcacatggtgtaaggctagtacgggggtgttatggatgaatctgggttgggtttctgcataaatatgtaatatctgttctgttctgttatgggcctatgggtttcattctgaattctgttctgggctaaggccaacttattctatttctgtggtttgagctgatataggctatggttgggttaatttacacactgagttttcccaaactcatgCCTTTTATTTTcttccacgcaggtaatccccaaccatagtgggcttggagctgtgagggaattcggagttgCCACCcgctctgaaagtttgattttctggtgaactggacatccttttaattacgtttgaggttttgggcttttaaatgtaataaggccgcttatttatttttgatggtttttatatgttttattaagataggtaatatttatatttaactgttgaaattagatagctttagggcgcgttttcaaaaacagtaattgatttcaaaataacacgaaaacaagcaaagcttccgcaatgaagatattttctaaaattaatcacttttcctaaaaaagacttaatcaaatcggtttcctagaaatatacatgacgttaaggtatggcaatggcggtttgcatgtctaggattggatccgaagggagtttggtacttaagtagtccgatggactcacctcctcttttccggtttcctatctggtgcatagcttccattcacttggttagtttaacAAAAGTCAGCTTTTAAAACACtgaaaagggaacacgggtttttgacttcaaagtggcacgtcggattcggctttaacgtctgggccaggtttggggtgttacatcaactaTGAACTTCACATTTCATTTACTCCTTTACGTCTAGACTTTTGCCGTTAGCAACGTATGGTAAGTCCAATTATAAAAATGATGTTAGTTTCACTTGAAACACATCACTAATTCATGAATtacaatctattcaatttagtccctttaagcCCTAATATCTGAAATGCTCGTATCTTTTGATATTATTTATCGAATCAAAATTCGACTTTATATTCATTCATTAGGGACCTCAAGCTTCCAATCAATGACATAATTTTTCAATAACttttactttattcaatttgatccctaataCCATAAAATTGACTATAAGACTTAACTAAATTTCTAGTTTAACCCAACACTTTCCACTACATTCTAACATGGTCCTTAACATAATCTATGCATATCATCCTAATTTCATCACTACCAAGCTTCAAactcattaaaatttattaatggcAATTTGATATATACTTATCAATTAAGAAATCTAATACATAAATTAACATATTAAGCTCTCATAATTAAAagtccataaaaatttcaagaaaaaaaagGTTTATTTACCTCGATGGCCAAAAGTGAAGAAATAAAACCTTAATCTCTATGTTTTTTTTTCCCCTTAAATCGGCAATGGATAGAAGATGATAATATTTACCTTCTCTCTCAAACTTATATATATACTAAGattaattatcaaaattaatCTTTTAATAAATGGTTATGATCTAATGTTACTTAAGTTAGTGGAAAAGTATGGCTATGATTAACTTAAGGCATTAACCATGTTTTTGATTTTATTGCTTTAAGGTCTTTAATTGAATTGCTCTATtgcattttttaaattaaaatttaatagagagtatatttttataatttaatttttatattataattaacGATTTTCTAAATTTAATTACTCAACAATCTAATAATATAATCCCGTACTAGATAAGTAAATCATTCTATTAATGATTTCACTAATTCGATTTATGTAATTTCGCTTCAAAATTGCATTTTTCGATATCGGCTAAAAATCAGATCGTTACATATCGCGTGTGAGTTTTTATCCAGATTATTTTAGTTATTAGTTTATTTTGTACTGGTATTAGTTAGATTCTATTTTATAGTTGCTCGAATATATTTTATAGTTGCTCTAATATATATTTTGGTATTagtttgatttgatttaattttgtagttatttgaatatatattttagtattaaTTTGATTCTATTTAATAGGTGCTTGAACATGTATTTATAATCTTACTTTGGTTGTATTATATTTGTAAactctaaaaaattattaatataaaataaaaagaaagcatGGAAgaaagatcaaagaaattaattagatagaataaataataaaattgggTTAATACAGAACGATGCTTCCGAGTAGTGACATATTTCTCAAATTTTGAGGCATTTATATTTGGTTACTAAATTAATCCAAAAATAAATTGTAGCGTATCGGTAAACAATGGAAGGCGATAATATTTCGTTATTACAAATCTGAAATCTGCCCCTTTAAATGCCCACTTTTTAGTTCATTCCTATTTTCACTTTTCCTTTTCAGATACGCTTTTACTTCAATCCTTCTCTCTTCGTATCTCCTGGTGACccctttctcttcagtttcttcaGGGGGTCGACCAAAATCAGGAAAAAGAGTTTGAAAAACCCTGAAATTCTTTTTCAAGTTCAAAGTTAGTGATCGAAtctaatccaaaaaaaaaaaagaacaattgtcttcgatttaaaaaaaaattcaaataaatttcAACCATGTCGGAAATGGCGAACATGGATCCCGAAGGGATAGATGCAATACGGATGACGTGGAACGTTTGGCCACGCACTAAGGTGGAAGCCAGCAAGTGTGTCATTCCTTTGGCTGCTTCAATCGCTCCGATCCGTCCACACACGGACATTCCGATGCTGCCTTACGCGCCGCTGCGATGCAAGACATGTTCCGCCGTCCTCAACGCCTTCGCCCGCGTTGACTTCATGGCCAAGATCTGGATCTGCCCTTTTTGTTACCAGCGAAACCATTTTCCGCCTCACTATGCCATGATATCCGAAACGAACTTGCCTGGCGAACTCTATCCGCAGTATACCACCGTGCAATACGCGCTCCAATCGTTTCCCGATCCCAACAATTCCAATGCTCCTCAATTGCCACCAGTTTTTGTGTTCGTGTTGGACACTTGCATGATAGAGGAAGAGCTTGAGTTTGTTAAATCGGCGATGAAGCAGGCTATTGGGTTGTTGCCAGAACATGCGCTTGTCGGCTTTGTTTCGTTTGGAACTCAAGTCCAGGTTCATGAATTGGGGTTCTCGGATATGTCGAAGGTCTACGTTTTCAGGGGTAGCAAGGAGATTTCCAAGGAGCAAGTGTTGGAGCAGTTGGGCCTCGGTTCGGCTGGGCGGCGGCCAACAGTAGGGTATCTGAAAGTCCTGCAAAATGGTTACACAAATACTAGCGTTAACCGGTTTTTATTGCCTGCTTCCGATTGCGAATACACCCTAGACACGGTGCGTTTTGATATATTTTTCGTGGGAATTCAGTTTTTTAAATGGTTAAATTCTTTTATTTAGTGGTTGGTTTAATTTAATGTAGTTGTTGGATGAATTGCAAACGGATCAATGGCCTGTACAAGCGGGGCACAGGGCGTCGAGGTGCACTGGAGTGGCCTTAAGTGTTTCAGCAGGATTGCTTGCAGCTTGCTTGCCTGGTACTGGTGCTAGGATTATTGCTTTGGTTGGTGGTCCATGTACTGAAGGGCCAGGCACGGTAATGCCATTACTTTGTTTAGCTTCTGAATTCTTACTTACTCTAAAATTAAATGATAGGACCAAATTTTATGGGTATCACTTGTTTACTGATGAATGTTTTGGTAGTTTATGATCAATCCACTTTAATAATATGGCATGGTTGATATGGACATGGTTTGTTGTAATTGGTATAACCTTTATTTTTGCTGCAAATTGACTGAGACCTTTATTTTGTTTGATTAGTATGAATGTTGGCACATTTACTTGTGCACTTGGTTAAAAAGAGAAATTCTATCTCATAAGGTTTATTCCTGTTGATTACTTTCATTCTGTCTCCAAAGTTTTTGGCCAATTTTCATGTTACCTGTATAGTTTCATATAGCCTAGTACCTTAATATATCTTTGTGCAAGACAAGCTTCGTTCTTAGGTACCTTGTAGTTGTAGGAATACTTTGTACACAATTACGATCTAATTGAGAAAATGGAGATTAATCAAATCATCTTTATTTGAGAGTtgctttgtttttaatttatactaATAATCTTGTATTATATTATTCATATGATTTTTGCAGATTGTATCAAAAGACTTGTCAGAACCCGTACGTTCCCATAAGGATCTTGATAAGGTTGCTGCACCGTATTTTAAGAAAGCAGTCAAATTTTATGATAGTCTTGCGAAGCAGCTTGTCAGCCAAGGTCATGTACTTGATCTTTTTGCATCTGCACTTGATCAGGTGTGTCTTGCCCACATTTTAGTTCCTCATTGTTATATTTAACTTGTGTTTTTTAAATAAATCAGTCTCTATACTAGATCTAGTTGATTTGCTTCAATATACCTAAGTCATATTATCATATCAGTAATATGTTAGGTTCATATTTCTTTTCTGCCTCCTAATTGGTCTATGGATCAAATTAACACATCAAAGAACCTGCTGCAGCTAATAGGACATAAATACCCTAGATTTATTTGTAAACTTGAACTACCCAAATGTAACCCCCTCTCTCTTGTCTGTGCGACCATGCTTAATTTTCAGTGCATCAGAGGTAAGATGCAATGAAAATATGAGGTCATTAAGGTTTGTTTTTTATGCCATGCTTCTTTTTATTGGTAGCTTGTAATTAGACCTGTCAATTGGGTGGATCAAGTTGGTTTGAGGTTGGGTCAAATTTGGGTTTAAAATTTTTGGGTTACTTCGGCTTGGGTAATTTCAGGTTTATATCATTATGGGTTGGGTTGTTTCTGATTCAGGTTTGAGGCTCATATTTTTTGGGTTGAGTCAGTACGGGTTTTGGATTATTTCTGGTTCTTGTTAGTTTAAGGTATTGGTCATTTTGGGTTTGGGTAATTTTCAGTTCAAATCAATTTTGGTTCAGGTTGGACTGAGTTCGGCTTAGTTTCAGGTTCAAGCTGTTGACTTTTTATGGTTAAATCGGGTTTGGGTTTATCAGTCAGGTTTTTGGTTCAGGTCAG
The Gossypium arboreum isolate Shixiya-1 chromosome 10, ASM2569848v2, whole genome shotgun sequence genome window above contains:
- the LOC108489357 gene encoding uncharacterized protein LOC108489357 isoform X2, whose protein sequence is MSEMANMDPEGIDAIRMTWNVWPRTKVEASKCVIPLAASIAPIRPHTDIPMLPYAPLRCKTCSAVLNAFARVDFMAKIWICPFCYQRNHFPPHYAMISETNLPGELYPQYTTVQYALQSFPDPNNSNAPQLPPVFVFVLDTCMIEEELEFVKSAMKQAIGLLPEHALVGFVSFGTQVQVHELGFSDMSKVYVFRGSKEISKEQVLEQLGLGSAGRRPTVGYLKVLQNGYTNTSVNRFLLPASDCEYTLDTLLDELQTDQWPVQAGHRASRCTGVALSVSAGLLAACLPGTGARIIALVGGPCTEGPGTIVSKDLSEPVRSHKDLDKVAAPYFKKAVKFYDSLAKQLVSQGHVLDLFASALDQVGVAEMKVAVERTGGLVVLAESFGHSVFKDSFKRVFEDGEHSLGLCFNGMLEINCSKDIKIQGVIGPCTSLEKKGPNVADTVIGEGNTTAWKMCGLNKSTSLTVLFDLSSTERSNVPGAANSQFYLQFLTSYQDPEGKTMLRVTTVTRQWVDSTVSSEELLRGFDQETAAVVMARITSLKMETEEGFDATRWLDRNLIRLCSKFGDYRKDDPSSFTLNPCFSLFPQFMFNLRRSQFVQVFFLSFSDARFLTTVQMKLPIFACC